In Taeniopygia guttata chromosome 6, bTaeGut7.mat, whole genome shotgun sequence, the genomic stretch GATTAAGGCAGGTGAATCTCCCACAGCCCAACAAGGCAACAGACAGCTCCTTTACACCAGAGCCCAGAATGCAGGGGCAAAGCCACAGTGAGGGTCTCCCTCCTGGTGGAGGGGACCAGGCACTGGGCACCTGAGAGAGGCTGGAATCTGGATCTTCCTGCACAAATTGCTCTCCAGTGACATTGATTTTGCAAACAGAGGCACAATATGAGCCAGACAACCCTGACAAAGCCCCTTTGTATGCAAAGGGCAAAGGTAGAGGAGATGGGAACAGAGGGCTTGGGTGTCCTGCAGTATAATCTAAGCTTCcacaaaggaaagggaaagacaGGGCCAGCCCCAAGCTCTCATAGCCTGCTGCGAGCTTCTCAGCTCAGCAGAGAGTTTGGGTACTGTCTGGGATAGAGAGATAAGGGAATTAGGCTGCTCTTTTCAGCTAAGTAGCTGCAATCAGTCACAGCTACAGGACTGATCCCAGAGGAGTTGTGGCGTGACGTGTGGAGTGCTGCAACTGCCAGCGTGTGTGCTGGGACCCCCAGTGCCATGGAGCTGTGCCACACGGGCATTTAGCATCTGACTGAGCCCAAAGCAGCAGGACTTAGAGACCAAGCTGCAGGAAACATGCCCTGTTCCTCACAGGCAGAGCTTGAAGGTACCACCCAGCTCACTGAGCAGAGAATGGGGGGGGAAGACTGTACTGCCTACCACTCCACCACCAGAGGATCAGGGAAGTAGAAGTGGAGCTAGAAAGGAGccaaacaaactgaaaacaaagtgctttgggcagggagcagttctGTAGTCCTGTAGTGCAGCCAGTGTTTTCATCTGCAAATGCACCTGGCATTTGCTCCTCCACTGGCACACATACAATTGCACTTGCTAGGAATAACAGAAAGCCTGCCCTGGCTCAGAGATCCCCCAACCTCAGCCACCCAACAGGCTCTTTGAGATGCTGCAGGGATGCTTCAGAAAGGAGCAGGCTTCTGTACTGCCAACACAGGTAAAATTTCCCTTCCTTGTGCACCCAGGGCTTGGGATGACATTGTCCTTCCCCCCTTCACACACTGTCATCCTGTAGCAGTGCTGAAGGTGAGGAAGTCCTTGCCATAGAAGGCTGAGGAACATCATCAGCCACTActtttgaggggattttgtgCTCTcggggtggggtgggaggggggaaGGTGGTGCTCTGCAGGGCATCTGAGTACATCTCATCCTGGACACTGGGACGCTGCACAACCCTTTGCAGCAGTGGCTTAAGCAAGCCCACAGTCAGCTGGTTCCCCTCGCTGGAGAAGGGCACTGGGTCCTCCTGGGAATGAGGAAGGTGCTGCAAAACCATGGTGAGGATGTCTGAGGCGGTGAGCTCAGCAGGGCACAGCGGCCACAGCCTGTCCAGGTAAGGGTCCAGCTCCCGGTGCTGGGCAAACTCAGCCAGCAGTGTGACGAATATCTCCTTGTTAAGCAAGGGGCTGAGTTTGGAGAACTTCTCTGCCACCTCTACCACCCGCTGCCACTGCTTCAGATGGATGAGAAGGTGCAGAGCTTGCAGCACGGCCTTTGGCCTcttgctgcagagcagcagttcCAGCTCCATCTCGTCATCTGCCTCACCGTGTTTGCTCTTTCGGGCCAGCACTCCCAGTGCTCTCTTGTACAGTGGCACCTGGCCCTCTGGGCCCTCCTTGCTGCTGTATGACCAGGAGCTGCTAACATACTGCTGGGTCAGCTCCACAAAGCTGGGCAACCACTTGGGTTTGAACCTCAGGAAAGAGGCGCAAATGAGCTCAAAGAGTGGGACTATCCCATTCTGACCCACCTCCTCCAGCTGTGGCTGACACAGGACCTTCTTCCATACCTCTGGGGTGGCCCGGGCTACCAAGAGACCATCCCcattctgctgcagctgcaggcagctccttgTGGCCTTCCAGGCAGCCTTGGGGAAGGAGGCAAAGACAGAGTTCAGATAGGCCAAGTTGTCTTTGTCCATGTCAGACTGGAGAATGCGGCTGACCTCCTGCTCCACCAGCTCCTTGCAGTAGCTTTCCACCTCACTCTCTGAGGCACACACCACGCAAGTCTTGAGGAGCTCCAGGCTCATgtagctctgcagctccaggctcacTGTGCTCAACAGCTTGGCATACGTGTCTTGTAGGCTTCGAGCTGGCTTCTGCTTCTGGtggaggctgtgctgcaggatggCAGCGAGGACCACAGGAGCCTGGAATGTACCACCTTTCTTCAACTTCTCCACCGTCAGCTTGGAGCTGCTGAGGCTCCTCCTCTGGTAATATCTGCAGGCCTCCTCAAACACCATCTCCACCAGACATGGCTCAGGCCTGCTGCTGTCTTCAGGTTTGGAAAAGCTAAAGCTGTAGATGCCACTTTGACTGAGGAGCTGGATACTGTCCTCCTCGCCCTGGGACTCCAGGAAATGCACTTCTTTCATGCTCAGGACTTCCTTTTCTACAAGCCTTCCACTGTTCTGGTCAACAAGGTACAGTACTCCAGCCAGcacacaggccaggatgctgCCAAAAGTCTTCAGCTGGACAGGACTCCCTTGGGCCAGGGGGCCGCCCTCCAGGTCAAAGATATGCCTCTGTGTCCCATCTGGCTCCACGACACTCACAGAACCCTTTGTGCTCACCAGCAGCAGACCCCCGCTGTTGGACACAGTGGACGTGTGAATGTCCAGAGGTGCAAAACCTGACAGAAGGCCCACAGAACCCAGCAGGAGCTTCTTGAAGTCTGACTCGCTGCTGGAGTGCAGCACCTTGCTGTGGATGAAGCCTGCAGAGGGGGCTGTGATGGTGAACTCTGCCTTCTCTGGATGCCAGATGAGGAGGAATTTGGAAGTGGTGGcaaagctggcagcagcaggcactAGGAAGACATGTTGGGGAGAGGCCAGGACCTGGTACTCGGGGCTGTTGTGCAGGACTATCCTCGCAGTGCCCAGCCGCACGCCCTGCTCCCCCACCTCCAGAGCACGGGCACAGACACAGAACCTGAAGGCACACTTGCTCGTGTCCGAGTGAGCACCCAGCGGCGGCCGCTCCTCACACCACACCAGAC encodes the following:
- the HPS6 gene encoding BLOC-2 complex member HPS6, whose product is MSSYKVLHSSSESDFKKLLLGSVGLLSGFAPLDIHTSTVSNSGGLLLVSTKGSVSVVEPDGTQRHIFDLEGGPLAQGSPVQLKTFGSILACVLAGVLYLVDQNSGRLVEKEVLSMKEVHFLESQGEEDSIQLLSQSGIYSFSFSKPEDSSRPEPCLVEMVFEEACRYYQRRSLSSSKLTVEKLKKGGTFQAPVVLAAILQHSLHQKQKPARSLQDTYAKLLSTVSLELQSYMSLELLKTCVVCASESEVESYCKELVEQEVSRILQSDMDKDNLAYLNSVFASFPKAAWKATRSCLQLQQNGDGLLVARATPEVWKKVLCQPQLEEVGQNGIVPLFELICASFLRFKPKWLPSFVELTQQYVSSSWSYSSKEGPEGQVPLYKRALGVLARKSKHGEADDEMELELLLCSKRPKAVLQALHLLIHLKQWQRVVEVAEKFSKLSPLLNKEIFVTLLAEFAQHRELDPYLDRLWPLCPAELTASDILTMVLQHLPHSQEDPVPFSSEGNQLTVGLLKPLLQRVVQRPSVQDEMYSDALQSTTFPPPTPPREHKIPSKVVADDVPQPSMARTSSPSALLQDDSV